In Trichocoleus sp., the DNA window GCGCAGCGCATTTGCCGGGAATGGTGGCATCGCTGACCCCTTTACCTGTAATTGGTGTACCTGTGACAACTCGTCAGCTTCAAGGCGTAGATTCGCTTTATTCGATCGTCCAAATGCCTGCCGGAATTCCAGTGGCAACGGTGGCGATCGGCAACGCCAAAAATGCCGGGTTATTAGCTGTTCAGATCTTGGCAGCACATGATCCAGAACTGCTGAAACGGGTGCAGGCTTATCGTCAGAGCCTCAAAGAGATGGTGACGGAGAAGCAAGCAAAACTAGAACAAGTGGGCTACCGACAGTATTTGCAAGAAATGG includes these proteins:
- the purE gene encoding 5-(carboxyamino)imidazole ribonucleotide mutase — encoded protein: MASAVIGIIMGSDSDLPTMKGAIEVCEEFQVSFEVGIVSAHRTPEKMVEYAQTAHERGLKVIIAGAGGAAHLPGMVASLTPLPVIGVPVTTRQLQGVDSLYSIVQMPAGIPVATVAIGNAKNAGLLAVQILAAHDPELLKRVQAYRQSLKEMVTEKQAKLEQVGYRQYLQEMG